The uncultured Cohaesibacter sp. genome segment GCCATGGCGGCGCTCTGCCGTGTGGGGCTGGAGGACTATGCCGACCATTATCCACATATGCTTTCAGGTGGACAGCAGCAACGGGTAGCTCTGGCGCGCGCCATTGCACCGCGCCCCAGTATCTTGTTGATGGATGAACCTTTTTCAGGTCTCGACAATCGGTTGCGTGACCGGGTGCGGGACGAGACGCTGGCGGTCCTGCGTGAGATCGGGGCGACATGCATCATTGTTACCCATGATCCCGAAGAAGCGCTGCGGATGAGCGACCGGATCGTTCTTTTGCGCGATGGGCGGATAGTCCAATATGCGAAGCCGGAAGAGCTTTACTATCATCCCGTCAATCATTGGGCTGCACGCTTTTTCTCCGATCTCAATGAAATTGAAGGTGTTTATCGCTCTGGCAAGGCCAGATCGGTGATAGGGGACTTTGCCTGCGAGGGCTTTGAAGAGGAGCAGCCACTGATGGTCTGCATTCGCCAGCAGGGCATCAAGATGCATGTGGCGATTGACGACAATTATGTGCCAGCCATTGCCGCAAGGGTGCGCCGGCGGATGTTTCTTGGCGAGGTGGATCTCTATGAGATCTCGGTCAAGGGAGTGGAGCATTCCTTTTTTGTGCGCTCCGGGACAGGGCAGATATTCAGTGTTGGCGAGAATATCGGTGTATCCTTTCGTAAAAAAGATGTGCTGATATTTGCCAAGGAAGACTAAAGGGCTTATCTCTCTAGGTAACAGTGCCAACAAACCAGGCATAAATATAAGCGGGAGCTATGCTTCCCATAACGACAAGATCAATTACAGGGAATTCAAATGGGACAGATTGGTATCTGGCAGATTGTCATCATCGCGGTTGTGGTCGTATTGCTGTTCGGTCGTGGCAAAATCTCCGAATTGATGGGTGATGTGGCCAAAGGCATCAACAGCTTTAAAAAAGGCCTCAAAGACGAAGATACCCCGCAGGACGCGATCGAGAACAAGCCTTCTGAAACGGTTTCTTCTGACAGCGAAGAGAAAAACAAGGTCAGCTGAGACCTGTTATACCTGCCAAGCTTCGGGCCTGTTTGCTTTAAAGCTCTCCGGCGTCGCGCTTTTTCGGTTCTGACCGGGGCAGGTATTGTTTTGCTGCCGTCGTGCGGGTAGGGGTGGTGTGAAGCTTTTGCGCTGCGTTTAGTCGCTGGGCGCTACACCTATTGTCGTTTCTCTTTTGCGGAGCCTTTGTGCATCCATGTTTGATATTGGTTGGACGGAAATACTCGTCATCGTCATTGTTACCATTTTGGTGGTCGGGCCAAAGGAATTGCCCGGTCTGCTGCGGACCATCGGCAAGACGGTGGGCAGCATGCGCAAGATGGCGGGGGACTTCCAAAGTCAGTTCAATGAAGCCTTGCGGGAAGCGGAGCTTGACGACGTCAAGAATACCATTGGCGACGTGCGCAAGCTGAACCCGACCAATGCCATCAAGGATGCTGTGACCAAGGAAATTGGCTCTCTTAATGACGTCAAAGAGGAACTGAAAAAGGACCTCAACGAAAATACCTGGGACTATGACGAAGCCATGGCTGATGTGGCGGCACGCAAAGAAGCCGCCAATACAGCGGCTGCGGATCTGGTTGATGAAGGCGAGACCCAGCCTGTCCCTGAAGCAATTACTGTCGCTTCCCCTGAGCCTGTTTCTAAGTCCGTATCAGAGGCTGCCCCTGATGCTCCTTCTGTTGATGCCCCGGCTGACGGGGAAAAAACGTCTGCTGACAAAACCAGCGCAAAGGCCGATTGAATGACTGAAAGTGAAAAAGAGCTGATCGAGGAGAGCAAGGCTCCGTTGATCTCGCATTTGATCGAATTGCGCAGCCGACTGATGAAAGCGGTCATCGCTGTCGTTATAGCCTTCCTGATCTGCTTCTTCTTTGCCGCTGATATTTTCAATATTCTGATCATCCCTTACGAGACTGCTGTGGGTGAGTCGCGTCAGGTCGAAATGATCTTCACTGCACCGCAGGAATATTTCTTCACCCAGCTGAAACTGGCTCTATTCGGGGCTCTGTTCATCGCCTTTCCGATCATTGCCAGCCAGATCTATATGTTCATGGCACCGGGGCTTTATAAGCATGAGCGGCAGGCCTTTGTCCCGTTTCTGATCGCCACGCCGATCCTGTTTGCCATCGGGGCTTCGCTGGTCTTTTTCGTGGTCATGCCGCTGGCGATGCAATTCTTCCTGTCGATGGAGCAGACCGGGGAAGGGGTCGCGCATATTACCCACTTGCCGAAAGTGAGTGAATATCTCGGCTTGATCATGACCCTGATCTTTGCCTTCGGATTGGTGTTCCAGTTGCCGGTGGTGTTGACCTTGCTGGCGCGTGCCGGGCTGGTGGATGCCGAGGGCCTCAAGGCCAAGCGGAAATATGCCGTGGTGGCGACCTTCGTGATGGCTGCGGTTTTGACCCCGCCGGATCCTGTCAGTCAGCTTGGATTGGCGGTGCCAACGTTGCTGCTCTACGAGCTGTCGATCTGGTCGGTGCGGCTGGTTGAGAAAAGGCGCCTTGAAAAGGAACTGGAAGGCGAAGAATTCTCCAAAGAGTGAATTTTGACTTCGGGCGGCTTTGCCGCCCGTTTTGTTACGCCCACTATGTTCGCATGATTTCGTTGCGCAAGTGACACAGTTTGTGGGTTACTCGCTTGAAAGACGGTCCGGCCTTGCGCGGGGGTTGCGTCTTCTGATGCCATTACCTATTTTTCGCGCGGCCATCAATCTATCGTCGACTCGCCTCCTTCCTGATTTTCTCATCAGACTTGATTTGTCTTTTCAGGGTGGAGCCTTGAGACTAAGGTGGCGTCGAGTGGGGCGGTCATCATGTCCGCTTCCCATGATTTTGTGACAGTGCAACAAACGGAACTAGTGTCATGTTTGATATCAAATGGATACGCGATAATGCGGAAAGCTTCGATCAAGGTCAGATTGCGCGTGGCGCCGAAGCCTCCTCGTCCCGTTTGATCGCACTGGATGACGCGCGGATCGCCCATACCCAGACCTTGCAGGATGCTCAGCAGCGCCGCAATGCCGCGTCGAAAGAAATCGGCAAAGCCAAAGGGGCTGGCGATGAGGAAAAAGCGCAGGCCCTGATGGCCGAAGTGAGCGACTTGAAAAGCATCATTCAGAACGGCGAAACCAAGACCCGTGCCTTGCAGGATGAGCTGAATGAAGCCTTGAGTAGCCTGCCGAACCTTGCGTTGGATGATGTGCCTCCCGGAGCGGATGAAGCGGACAATGTTCTGCATCACAGCTGGGGTGATATCCCCAAGATGGACTTCGAGCCAAAGGAGCATTACGAACTTGGCGAAGCATTGGGCGGGATGGATTTTGAAGCCGCTGCCAAGATTTCCGGTTCGCGCTTTGTTGTTCTGAAGGGCAAGCTGGCGCGGCTGGAACGGGCGATTGGCCAGTTTATGATTGATCTCCATGTCAATGAACATGGATATGATGAAGTGTCTGTGCCAACTCTGGTGCGCTCGGATGCGATGTATGGTACCGGACAGTTGCCGAAATTCTCCGAAGATGCCTTTCATACCGATGATGACCGCTGGCTTATACCGACGTCAGAGGTTCCGCTAACCAATCTGGTGCGTGACAACATCATTGACGGGGATCAGTTGCCCATGCGCTTTACGGCCTTGTCCCAGTGTTTTCGGTCCGAAGCCGGGTCGGCTGGGCGTGATACGCGCGGCATGTTGCGTCAGCACCAGTTCAACAAGGTCGAGATGGTTTCCATCACCGACGAGGACAGCTCTGTTGCCGAACAGGAGCGGATGCTTTCCTGCGCCGAAGCTGTGTTGCAGAAGCTGGGTATTGCCTACCGGGTGATGACCCTCTGCTGTGGCGACATGGGGTTTGGCGCGCGCCGCACGTTCGATATCGAAGCGTGGCTGCCGGGGCAGAATGCCTATCGCGAGATTTCGTCTGTTTCCACCTGCGGCGATTTTCAGGCCCGCCGAATGAACGCCCGCTATCGGGTGCCCGGTGAGAAACATGTGAAATTCGTGCACACGCTGAACGGATCCGGTGTCGCGGTTGGACGTTGCATGATTGCCGTGATGGAAAATTATCAGACTGCCGATGGGTCAATCGTGATTCCTGAGGTTCTGCGACCCTATATGGGTGGCCTTGAGGTGATCAGCGCGTGAGTTTTGTGCGTATCACCATGATGAAGTGGCTCGCTTGACGGGCCTTCGAAGTCGCGCACAAGGGGGTGCGCGACCGTAAATTTTGAAGCAATGAGGGAAAGATGCGTATTCTGCTGACCAATGACGATGGTATCAATGCTCCGGGTCTGGAAGTTCTGGAGAAGATCGCTCGCTCCCTCTCTGATGATGTCTGGATTGTTGCGCCGGAAAGTGAGCAATCGGGGATGTCCCATTCTCTGACGCTGCATGATCCGTTGCGCTTGCGTGAGCTTGGCGAAAAACGCTTTGCGGTGCAGGGCACGCCGACCGATTGCGTGATTATGGGTGTTGGGCATGTCTTGCCGGAAAAACCCGATCTGGTCTTGTCAGGCGTCAACCGTGGGCAGAATATGGCCGAAGATGTGACCTATTCAGGCACTGTGGCCGGTGCGATGGAAGGGGCCTTGCTGGGCATTCGTTCTTTTGCACTCAGCCAGTCCTATGGTTGGCAATCAAAGGATGGTGTTGACTGGACCTGCTCGAGGGAAAAGGGTGCGGAAGTCGTCAAAAGCCTGCTCGATCATGATCTTCCTTTCCAGACCCTGCTCAATATCAACTTTCCTGATTGCCATCCCGATGACGTGCAAGACATTGTCTTCACCAAGCAGGGACGGCGGGATCAGGCTCAATTGACCGTTGAGCCGCGGGTTGACACCCGTGGGCAGAGCTATTTCTGGCTCGGCTTTCAAGGACGCCGATCTGAACCGCTGCCGGGCACCGATCTTTATGCCATCTATAATCAGCAGATCTCGGTAACACCGCTTAAACTTGATTTGACTGATCAGGTTACTTTGGGCAAGCTTGGGTGAAACTGGTCGGGTTCTTTGTCTTTTATGCTCATGACTTTTAGTAGGTTGTTTGTGCAATAGATTGAAATCTATGGCTTTCTGCGTTTGGTGCGCGTTCAATCAATTGACAGTTTTAGATGCATTTTTAAGGGTTTAGAAAGGATACTGAGGTTTAATTGTAGCCAAGCCTGGGGTGTAGTGCGTTTAAAACCGGTGTTGGCATGAACTATTCAGTATTGCGTAAATGTCTCTCAACAACGTCCATTGTTGCTATTGCAGCAATGCTGACGGCTTGTAGTGGAGATCTGGAGCGGGAATGGGGTGACCCCCAAAAACGGGGTTATACGCCCAATCAGAGAACTGTTTTCACTAATTCAACGAGTCAGGTGCCGGTTCAGACAGCGGCTGTTCAGTCTATGCCGTCTGCTGGTATGCCTGCGCGTCCGGTCACTCAGTCGGCTCCCGTTTATAACGCACCTCGAACGGTCTATGTGACGACACCCCCACAGCAGCAGATCGTGACCAATTCAATCCCGAATGCGACGCCAGTGCCGGTCTATTCGCAACCTATGCCGCCGATTGTTCAGGCAAACGCGCAACCCGTACCGGTGTCCGCCTCAAGCAACCGGGTGCCTGTGTCTGTTCCGGTCACGTCTAATCGAGTGGATTACACCGCTACTGCGTCGGTAAAGCCGAATGTGCTTGGCGGGCCTCCTGTCGTTGTTTCGCGTTTTGACAGCATGCCAAAGGCAGCGCCGCATAAGAATCAGTCGCGTGTTGCTTCCTATCGCAGGCAACCTGTCGCCGCTGCGCCACAGGTGGATGTTCCCGTTGCCTATCAGCCGATGCCACCAAAGCCGGTGGAGCAAAAACGCCGCTTCTCGATTTCAAAATTCTTCTCGTTGCCGAAATCATCGCCAAAACCAAAGGCCGTTGATTACCGTTCGACAGCGTCGATCCAGCCGCCTGCGGCCATTCAGCCTCAGACTTCCAACGCGCCAGTGACCAGAAAAAGCACTCTGAACCAACAGGGTTTTACTGCGCCGCGTACCAGCGGTCATTGGACAAGTGCTGGCGGGTCTATGATTACTGCCTTGCCGGGTGATGATATCCAAAGCCTGTCGCGCCGTTATGGCGTGCCTGAGAAAGCCATCGCCGACATCAACGGTCTGGTGGATCAGAGCTTTATTGCACCGGGTCAGCAGTTGATCATTCCTGTTTATCAGCAGGCCCACGTTCAGCCGACACAGCCCGTGCAGCAGCGCCAGCCGCAGAAACAGGTTCAGAATAGCTGGCAGTCTCCAACTGCCCAGTCGTCCAGCATCCCCACTATGCCGATCGCTTTGCGTGTGCCAAAGGCCAACCCACTGCGTCTGCAAGCTAAAACACCTTATGCCCAACGTATTTCTCGCTATCAGCAGCAGGCAAATGCGCAAAATCGGCATATGGTGATGGCCGGAGACACCTTGAGTGGCATCGCCAGTCGCTATGGTGTGTCGACCCGCGATCTGGCACGGGCCAATGGTCTTTCTCCCAATTCGCGCATTCGGATGGGACAGCGTTTGAAAATCCCGCAAAAGGGCGTTGATTACACCTCTACTGCATCGATCAATCGTCAGCCCACTGTACTGTCGGCTGTTCAGCAGCAGAAAAAGCAGTCGCCCTTGCGGTTGTCGAAACTGCCAAAAGTCAAGCCACGGTCCATCTCTTCTGCAAAATCGAAGGTGACCCGGCAGAAGGTGGCATCGTTAAAACAGCCGGTTGGTTTGCCAGATAAAGTCATGTCCGATGTGCCGACCAAGCCTGCCGCCAAACGCGTTGCTACCAAAGATCTGCAATTCCGCTGGCCTGTTCGTGGACGGATCATTTCCAACTATGGCCGCAAGAGGGATGGGGGTCGCAATGACGGCATCAATCTCGCGGTGCCTGAGGGAACGGCTGTTCGTGTGGCAGAAAGTGGAACGGTCATTTATGCCGGCGACAAGCTCAAAGGCTACGGCAATCTGGTTTTGGTCCAGCATAGCAATGGCTATGTGACAGCCTATGCGCATAATGACAGGGTCATGGTCAATAAAGGCCAACAGGTCCGTCGTGGTCAGATCATCTCGCAGGCCGGTCGGTCCGGGGATGTGGATAGCCCGCAGTTGCATTTTGAATTGCGGATCAAGGGTGATCCTGTGGATCCCGTTCCTTATCTCGTCAGCAGTTGATGCAAGTATGATTTCATGACAATCGGGGCGCATATGCGCCCCTTTTTGTATATGGGGCAATCAGAGCGACGGTCCGGTTCATGCTTCAATTGGTATGATGGGCGGCGTGAAAACTCACATATCGGGTGCCACCGGACAGGTCGATAAGGCTCACTATTTGCGGAAATTGGCGGTCCCTCCACACCTGATTGGCGCTTTTTGGCTGTTCCGATTTCAACAAATATTGAAACCGCCTATAGTTAATGGATAACCGAATCATGTTCACGGCGGAGCATGAGTCGGTCATCGACCTAGTTTGTCAGTAGTTTCGGGTGAGGCCATGTCGAATTCCAGTGCAGCTAAAGAACCCTCGATGGAGGAAATTCTGGCGTCCATTCGTCGCATTATTTCCGACGAGGAAGCTGCCATTAGTCAAGAGAGCGCGCCTGAACCTGAGCCGGAGATGCCTGCGGGTGACACCGAGCTGAGCCAGGATGATCTGGATGCGCTGTTTGACAGTCCTGCTCCGGAACCAGAGCCTGAACCCGAGCCAGAGTCGGAGCCTGAGGAAGATCTTGAAATGGACATGGCGGCGGCCATGGCGGCGGAAGCTGATGAACCGGAAGAAGATGTTCTAGAGCTTCAGAGTGATTGGCAAGAGCCCGACATTGTCGAGCCTCATGACGATGACCTGATGTTTGCGGAAAAAGAACCCGAGCCAGAGCCGGAACCTGCTCAGCCTGAAGCGTCTGACTTCGAACAGATGGTTCATGAAACGCTGGAGCAAAAGGTACCCGAAATGCTCAAGGCGAGCATGGAGAGCGAACCGACACCAACGGGACCTTTGCCTGATGTCGGGCGCGGATCGCCTTTGGTATCCGATGAGGTGTCTTCCATTGTCACCAATGCCTTTGGCAATCTGACCCACACGATCCTGTCGAGCAATCCGCGCACCATGGAAAATGTGGTCGAGGATATGTTGCGTCCAATGCTGAAGGCCTGGCTCGATCAGAATTTGCCGATCATGGTGGAGCGGCTTGTCCGCGCCGAGATCGAGCGAGTGTCCAGGGGTGAGCAGCATTTTCGCTGATCACCCGGACCAATCTGATTTCTGAGATCTATCTTTCCCTAAATGGATGCTTTTGCGTCCTTTTTGTGCGTGAAATATGCGTCAGTTGGCGCAAGATTGCGCGCAAGCCCCTGCAAATGGTTGACAGGCCGGGGCGGAATGGGATTTACACCTTACCCGAGACTTTTTTGATCAGGCTTGGCTTGTGTCGGCCCGGATCGGACATGTGAGAGACAGGCGAGGGGCTTGCCCCGCTCAATGCCTGCGATATGGAAGTATGATGTTGGAGAAAACATTCGATGCGGCGGCGGTTGAGCCGCGCCTTTATGATGCGTGGGAAGAAACCGGTGCCTTCAAGGCGGGCGCTGGCAAGAAGGACGGGCAGGACAGCTTCTGCATCGTGATCCCACCGCCGAATGTGACCGGTTCGCTCCATATGGGCCATGCGCTCAACAATACCCTTCAGGATGTAATGATCCGCTACCATCGCATGCATGGCAAGGATGTGCTTTGGCAGCCGGGCATGGACCATGCGGGCATTGCCACGCAGATGGTTGTTGAGCGCCAGTTGGCAGCCAACAAGGAGCCATCGCGCCGCGAGATGGGCCGCGAGAAATTTCTTGAGCGTGTCTGGCAGTGGAAGGGCGAGTCTGGTGGCACCATCTTCAACCAGCTGCGCCGTTTGGGTGCGACTGCTGACTGGTCGCGCGAGCGCTTCACGATGGATGAGGGCCTGTCGAAGGCCGTTCAGAAGGTTTTCATTGAGCTATATAATGACGGCCTGATCTATCGTGGCAAGCGGCTGGTTAACTGGGACCCGAAATTTGAAACTGCGATTTCCGATCTCGAAGTGGAGAATAAGGAAGTTGACGGCCATATGTGGCACTTCAAGTATCCGCTGGCAGGGGGGAAGACCTACACCTACACGGAGAAGGATGAAGACGGCAACATCACCTTCCAGGAAGAGCGTGACTATATTTCGATTGCCACGACCCGGCCTGAAACCATGCTGGGTGACGGCGCTGTTGCTGTTCATCCGTCTGATGAGCGCTATGCTCCGATTGTTGGCAAATTCTGTGAGATTCCGGTTGGTCCAAAAGAGCATCGCCGCCTGATCCCGATCATCACCGACGAATATCCAGATCCTGAGTTCGGGTCCGGTGCGGTAAAAATCACCGGCGCGCATGATTTCAACGACTATCAGGTTGCGCGTCGCGGCAATATTCCTTGTTACCGGCTGATGGATGTGAAAGCCGCGCTGCGTGCCGATGGTGCACCGTATGCGGATTGTTCCGCGCTGGCCGTTTCCATTGCCAAGTCCGGTGAGCTGCCGAGCGAGACGGAAGTGGATGCAATCAACCTTGTGCCCGATGAGTATCGCGGTCTGGATCGCTTTGAAGCGCGCAACCGGATTGTTGCTGCCATCAATGCCGAAGGCCTTTGCGTCTTTGCCAAGGATGAAGACGGCACGGAAGTGCCTTATGTCGAAAGCAAGAAAATCATGCAGCCATTCGGTGACCGTTCCGGCGTTGTCATCGAACCGATGCTGACCGATCAGTGGTTTGCCGACGCGAAGACGCTGGCCGAGCCAGCCATTGCGTCCGTGCGTGAGGGTCGCACCAAATTTGTGCCGCAGAATTGGGAAAAGACCTATTTCGAGTGGATGGAAAATATCGAGCCATGGTGTATTTCCCGTCAGCTCTGGTGGGGCCATCAGATCCCGGCATGGTATGGTCCGGAAGAATCCGTCTTTGTTGCCTATACTGAAGAAGAGGCGATGGAGCAGGCTAAGGCGAAGTTTGGCAAGGCCGTCGAGCTGACCCGCGATCCTGACGTGCTCGACACTTGGTTCTCCTCTGCTCTTTGGCCATTCTCAACCTTGGGCTGGCCGGACAAAACGCCTGAGTTGGAGCGTTATTACCAGACCGACGTTCTGGTCACCGGTTTTGACATCATCTTCTTCTGGGTTGCTCGCATGATGATGATGTCGATGCATTTCATGAAGCAAGAGCCGTTCCACACGGTCTATGTTCATGCGCTGGTGCGCGATGAGCATGGCGCGAAGATGTCCAAGTCTAAGGGCAATGTCATCGATCCTCTGGATCTGGTTGAAGAATATGGCGCGGATGCCGTTCGCTTCACCTTGACGGCGATGGCCGCGCAAGGCCGCGATATCAAACTGGCCACCAGCCGTGTTGCCGGTTACCGTAATTTCGGCACCAAGCTTTGGAATGCGACACGCTTCACCCAGATGAATGGCTGTGCCCGCGTGGAAGGGTTCGACCCTAACAAGGTCAAGGAAACCATCAACCGCTGGATCGTCACCGAAGTGGCCAAGACCGCGAAGGAAGTCTCCGACGCGATCGAGACCTATCGCTTCAACGATGCGGCCAACGGGCTCTATCGCTTTGTCTGGAACCTTTATTGCGACTGGTATATCGAGCTGTCAAAGCCTGTTTTGCAGGCGGAAGGCGAAAGCGCTGCGAAAACTGAAACGCAGGCTTGTGCTGCGTGGGTGCTGGATCAGATTTGTTTGCTGCTTCATCCGCTGATGCCATTCATCACCGAAGAGCTGTGGGCTGAAACTGGCAAGACCGGTCCGGCGCGCGATGGCCTGCTGATCCTTGAAAGCTGGCCGAGCTATGACATTGTCGACACGGGTGCAGCCGACGAGATCAACTGGCTGGTTGATGTCATCACGGCGGTGCGTTCGGTGCGTTCGGAAATGAATATTCCACCTTCGAGCCAGCTGAAGCTGGAAATCGTTGGAGCCAGTGAGGAAACCAAGGCGCGGCTTGCCAATCAGGATGCGGTGCTCAAGCGGCTGGCGCGCGTTGAAGACATCAAGATCTCTGACGATGTGCCGCAAGGCGCCGCACAGGTGGTGGTCAATGAAGCCACGATTGCGTTGCCATTGGCAGGTGTGATCGATCTCTCCGCTGAAAAGGCGCGCCTTGAGAAAGAGATCGACAAAATCACCAAAGTGGCTGGTAAATTCGAAGCCAAGCTGGGCAATGAGAAGTTTCTTGCCAATGCTCCCGATCACATTGTCGCCGAGCAAAAAGCAAAACTTGCAGAGCAGAATGCTCTGAAGGCGAAAGTGCAGGAAGCTCTTGAGCGCATTCTTGCCGCTCTGTAGATTGCTTCTATAAATGGTCAAAAGCCCCGGTCACTGGTGTGATCGGGGCTTTTCTGTTTGAGCGAATTGTTGTTGGTAAGCAAGAACCGGGCTGTCTGCTTGTTGATCATTTCCTAGGGTGCTCATCCTGTATCCTACCCTATGAGGAATGACCCATGACGTTTCAAATTTCCGGATTGGCCCCTGATCTGTTCTCCCATCTCTTTTCGCTGTCAGATGACGCCCTCCAGCAGCAGGATATCCAGCGCTGCAAGGTGGATGAGAATTCAGGCTTTCCCGATCGCATCGGCTTGAGAGATATGGAGGTCGGGGAGACGGCCCTCTTGCTGAATTATGAGCATTTGCCCGTCAAGTCTCCCTATCGATCCCGCCACGCCATTTTCATCAGTGAAACGCCGCAGGCGGCAGCCCATTATGTGGACGAGGTGCCTTTGTCTCTCGTCAATCGGATCATTTCGTTACGTGCTTTTGATGAAGCCGATCACATCATTCAGGCAGATCTTGCCTCTGGCCCGGATATCAAGCCAATGATTGAAGCGATGTTGCAAGATCCGTCTGTCAGCTACATCCATGCCCATTTTGCCAAGCCGGGCTGCTTTGCAGCGGAAATTCGCCGCACTTGAGGGGCCAATTCGTTAGGCGCACATCTGGGCTTTCAAATGTCTGTCGTCACGCTGGCGACAGGCACTTGGTCTCTGTCCAAACTGGTGTGGAGGGTGCTGGACGTTTCAAATTCGTTCAGGCATAGTCGGCTGACAAAGGACAATCTGGTCTTGGATTGAAAAGCAAAAGGTCGATTCAAGGCGCAGGTTGGCGCACGAGCAGATAGTCAATTCCCAAGGATATTCATGGCTGATCCGATTTCCGATCTCATTCTCCGCGTGGCCTTGCGTGATCGGTCGGCGTTTGCTGCGCTGTATGAGGCGACCAGTGCGAAACTTTTTGGCATCTGTCTTCGTGTCTTGAAAGACAGGCCTGAAGCGGAAGAGGCCTTGCAGGAAGCCTATGTGAAGATCTGGAACAATGCCTCGCGCTTTTCTGTCACGGCAAACAGCCCAATCTCCTGGCTCGCTGCGATCGCACGCAACAATGCCATTGATCGGCTGAGGGCAAGACGCCCGGAAACGGTGGAGCTTGATGAAGAGCTGGCAGGCGCTGACGAGAGCCCCGATCCGGAACGACTGGTGATAAGCAGCGAGACGGGGGCGCTGATTTCGACCTGTCTTGAAGAGCTTGAAGCAAACCGTGCCGACGCGGTCCGGGGTGCCTATCTCGATGGATATAGCTATCAGGAACTGGCCGATCAATTCAGTGTGCCCCTCAATACAATGCGGACTTGGCTGCGACGCAGCCTCATTTCCTTACGAAAGTGTCTTGAAGCATGACTGTGGAAGAGAAAATGGATCGCAATGACAGGCTGCTGGCGGCGGAATATGCGCTTGGCGTGCTGCCTCATGCCGAGCGAGAAGTCTTTTCCGCGCGTCTCAAGCATGAGGCCGATTTGCGGGCAGAGGTTGAGTTCTGGCAGGGCCACTATGAGCCATTGTCCGACACGATTGAACCGGTAACGCCGCCTGCAGGGCTGTTCAGCCAGATCGAGCAGCAACTGTTCGGAGAGGCTGCCAGCTCGCAACTGTCCAACGAGAAAAGCAACCGGCTCTGGTCAAGTCTTGGCTTCTGGCGCGGACTCGCTTTTGCGTCACTGGTCGGATTGGCCCTTGTGACGACACTGTTCTTTGTCCCCCTTCAAACCACGGACGCACCGACCGCCGCCTATGTGGCTGATCTTACCGGGGAGCAGGATCTGGTTCGCCTTGTTGCGTTATATGAGCAGGGGTCCGGCCAGCTGAGGCTTAATCGAACAAAAGGCGAGGCAGCTTCGGATCGCGATTTCGAGCTTTGGTTGATTGAGGGTGACAATCCGCCGGTTTCGCTTGGCGTCTTGCCACGAGCGTTAAAAGCCGTGCTTGAAGTGCCAGAAGCCCTGCGGGCAAAAATCCCTGGTGGCGTGCTGGCAATCAGT includes the following:
- a CDS encoding sigma-70 family RNA polymerase sigma factor, producing MADPISDLILRVALRDRSAFAALYEATSAKLFGICLRVLKDRPEAEEALQEAYVKIWNNASRFSVTANSPISWLAAIARNNAIDRLRARRPETVELDEELAGADESPDPERLVISSETGALISTCLEELEANRADAVRGAYLDGYSYQELADQFSVPLNTMRTWLRRSLISLRKCLEA
- a CDS encoding DUF2497 domain-containing protein encodes the protein MSNSSAAKEPSMEEILASIRRIISDEEAAISQESAPEPEPEMPAGDTELSQDDLDALFDSPAPEPEPEPEPESEPEEDLEMDMAAAMAAEADEPEEDVLELQSDWQEPDIVEPHDDDLMFAEKEPEPEPEPAQPEASDFEQMVHETLEQKVPEMLKASMESEPTPTGPLPDVGRGSPLVSDEVSSIVTNAFGNLTHTILSSNPRTMENVVEDMLRPMLKAWLDQNLPIMVERLVRAEIERVSRGEQHFR
- a CDS encoding valine--tRNA ligase, with the protein product MLEKTFDAAAVEPRLYDAWEETGAFKAGAGKKDGQDSFCIVIPPPNVTGSLHMGHALNNTLQDVMIRYHRMHGKDVLWQPGMDHAGIATQMVVERQLAANKEPSRREMGREKFLERVWQWKGESGGTIFNQLRRLGATADWSRERFTMDEGLSKAVQKVFIELYNDGLIYRGKRLVNWDPKFETAISDLEVENKEVDGHMWHFKYPLAGGKTYTYTEKDEDGNITFQEERDYISIATTRPETMLGDGAVAVHPSDERYAPIVGKFCEIPVGPKEHRRLIPIITDEYPDPEFGSGAVKITGAHDFNDYQVARRGNIPCYRLMDVKAALRADGAPYADCSALAVSIAKSGELPSETEVDAINLVPDEYRGLDRFEARNRIVAAINAEGLCVFAKDEDGTEVPYVESKKIMQPFGDRSGVVIEPMLTDQWFADAKTLAEPAIASVREGRTKFVPQNWEKTYFEWMENIEPWCISRQLWWGHQIPAWYGPEESVFVAYTEEEAMEQAKAKFGKAVELTRDPDVLDTWFSSALWPFSTLGWPDKTPELERYYQTDVLVTGFDIIFFWVARMMMMSMHFMKQEPFHTVYVHALVRDEHGAKMSKSKGNVIDPLDLVEEYGADAVRFTLTAMAAQGRDIKLATSRVAGYRNFGTKLWNATRFTQMNGCARVEGFDPNKVKETINRWIVTEVAKTAKEVSDAIETYRFNDAANGLYRFVWNLYCDWYIELSKPVLQAEGESAAKTETQACAAWVLDQICLLLHPLMPFITEELWAETGKTGPARDGLLILESWPSYDIVDTGAADEINWLVDVITAVRSVRSEMNIPPSSQLKLEIVGASEETKARLANQDAVLKRLARVEDIKISDDVPQGAAQVVVNEATIALPLAGVIDLSAEKARLEKEIDKITKVAGKFEAKLGNEKFLANAPDHIVAEQKAKLAEQNALKAKVQEALERILAAL
- a CDS encoding anti-sigma factor — translated: MDRNDRLLAAEYALGVLPHAEREVFSARLKHEADLRAEVEFWQGHYEPLSDTIEPVTPPAGLFSQIEQQLFGEAASSQLSNEKSNRLWSSLGFWRGLAFASLVGLALVTTLFFVPLQTTDAPTAAYVADLTGEQDLVRLVALYEQGSGQLRLNRTKGEAASDRDFELWLIEGDNPPVSLGVLPRALKAVLEVPEALRAKIPGGVLAISDEPTGGSPTGTATGPVLAVGKISAI
- a CDS encoding DUF1203 domain-containing protein, which translates into the protein MTFQISGLAPDLFSHLFSLSDDALQQQDIQRCKVDENSGFPDRIGLRDMEVGETALLLNYEHLPVKSPYRSRHAIFISETPQAAAHYVDEVPLSLVNRIISLRAFDEADHIIQADLASGPDIKPMIEAMLQDPSVSYIHAHFAKPGCFAAEIRRT